In a genomic window of Meleagris gallopavo isolate NT-WF06-2002-E0010 breed Aviagen turkey brand Nicholas breeding stock chromosome 1, Turkey_5.1, whole genome shotgun sequence:
- the LOC104913898 gene encoding DDB1- and CUL4-associated factor 6-like, with amino-acid sequence MTVPNDPYTFLSCGEDGTVRWFDTRIKTSCTKEDCKDDILINCRRAATSVAICPPIPYYLAVGCSDSSVRIYDRRMLGTRATGNYAGRGTIGMVARFVPPHLNNKSCRVTSLCYSEDGQEILVSYSSDYIYLFDPKDDTARELKVPSSEERREEASN; translated from the exons ATGACAGTACCAAATGATCCCTATACTTTCCTCTCTTGTGGTGAAGATGGCACTGTACGATGGTTTGATACTCGAATCAAAACAAGTTGCACAAAGGAAGATTGTAAAGAT GATATTTTAATAAACTGTCGTCGTGCTGCCACTTCTGTTGCTATCTGTCCACCAATCCCGTACTATCTTGCTGTGGGTTGTTCTGATAGCTCAGTAAGAATATATGATCGGCGAATGCTTGGTACAAGAGCAACAG GGAATTATGCTGGTAGGGGCACTATTGGGATGGTGGCACGTTTTGTCCCTCCTCATCTCAATAACAAATCTTGCCGAGTAACGTCTCTATGTTATAGTGAAGATGGTCAAGAGATCCTTGTTAGTTACTCTTCAGACTACATATACTTGTTTGATCCCAAGGATGATACAGCACGAGAACTTAAAGTTCCTTCCTCTGAGGAGAGACGAGAAGAGGCAAGTAATTAA